The proteins below come from a single Desulfitobacterium metallireducens DSM 15288 genomic window:
- the greA gene encoding transcription elongation factor GreA — MPEKEVILTLEGLKKLENELEQLKTVRRREVAERIKQAIDFGDISENSEYDDAKNEQAFIEGRIITLEKMLRNARVIDDQESNEIVGLGSTIILKDMDFGDDEEYTIVGSAEADPGVNKISNESPVGKAVLGNAKGTVVEVNVPAGILHYQIVDIK; from the coding sequence ATGCCCGAAAAGGAAGTTATTTTAACATTAGAAGGTCTAAAAAAACTCGAAAATGAGCTTGAGCAACTTAAAACAGTGAGAAGGCGTGAAGTTGCTGAGCGGATTAAACAAGCCATTGATTTTGGAGATATTAGCGAAAACTCTGAATACGATGATGCTAAGAATGAACAAGCTTTTATCGAGGGCCGGATTATTACTCTTGAGAAAATGCTGAGAAACGCTCGCGTAATTGATGATCAAGAAAGTAATGAAATTGTAGGACTAGGCTCAACTATTATCTTAAAAGACATGGATTTTGGTGATGATGAGGAATATACAATCGTTGGTTCTGCCGAGGCAGATCCTGGAGTCAACAAGATCTCAAATGAATCTCCTGTGGGAAAAGCTGTACTTGGTAACGCCAAGGGAACAGTGGTCGAAGTGAATGTTCCAGCGGGAATTCTTCATTATCAGATTGTGGATATTAAATAA
- the dusB gene encoding tRNA dihydrouridine synthase DusB: protein MKLGQFKIEKPVFLAPMAGVTDKAYREIARCIGARYVWTEMISDKALTYQNSRTLSMLDLRGEESPRIVQLFGSEPAVMARAACLAVEHDADIIDINMGCPAPKIVKNGEGSALLLNLDLAQQIAEAVVKAVSVPVTVKMRLGWNKEEYVASELAERLEAVGVQMVTVHGRTRDQFYAGYADPMGIRKVKEAVQIPVIANGDIFTPQDAKKLLEQTGCDGVMIGRGALGNPWLITRTERYLQEGVLVSEPSYRERIQVALDHFERVLSYKGERVGLNEMRKHAVWYIKGIRNATQLRDQIMQTKSPQEMRSIFSRILISITENA, encoded by the coding sequence ATGAAGCTCGGGCAGTTTAAAATCGAAAAACCCGTCTTTTTGGCACCGATGGCTGGGGTTACGGATAAGGCCTACCGGGAAATCGCACGTTGCATCGGCGCACGCTATGTCTGGACAGAGATGATCAGTGATAAAGCCTTAACATATCAAAACTCCAGAACTTTAAGTATGCTCGATTTGAGGGGGGAAGAATCACCACGCATTGTGCAGCTTTTTGGCTCAGAGCCGGCGGTGATGGCTCGAGCAGCGTGTCTAGCAGTTGAGCATGATGCCGATATCATTGATATTAATATGGGGTGTCCAGCTCCGAAAATCGTTAAGAACGGGGAAGGTTCAGCCTTATTACTCAATTTAGATTTGGCACAACAGATTGCTGAAGCTGTAGTTAAGGCAGTGTCTGTTCCTGTGACCGTAAAAATGCGGTTGGGTTGGAACAAGGAAGAATATGTTGCTTCGGAGTTGGCAGAACGGTTAGAAGCGGTAGGAGTTCAAATGGTGACCGTACATGGCCGGACTCGAGACCAGTTTTATGCGGGTTACGCTGATCCGATGGGAATTCGCAAGGTTAAAGAAGCAGTTCAGATTCCAGTCATTGCTAATGGAGATATTTTTACCCCACAAGATGCGAAGAAATTGTTAGAGCAAACCGGCTGTGATGGGGTTATGATTGGGCGTGGTGCTCTTGGAAATCCTTGGCTTATTACGCGTACGGAGCGCTATTTGCAGGAAGGAGTCTTGGTTTCTGAACCGAGTTATCGGGAAAGAATTCAAGTTGCATTGGACCATTTTGAGCGAGTGTTGAGTTATAAAGGGGAACGTGTTGGGCTTAATGAGATGCGTAAACATGCGGTTTGGTACATTAAAGGAATTCGCAATGCTACTCAATTACGGGACCAAATCATGCAAACGAAGAGCCCACAAGAAATGCGAAGTATCTTTTCTCGTATCCTTATTTCTATTACGGAGAATGCATAA
- a CDS encoding biotin transporter BioY → MNVQYLSRTAAIAALTCLAGMILRWVSPALVPFSILPVMVLLSGIILGAKYGALAMTVYVVLGLFGLPVFANPPFGGLAYLAKPSFGFILGYIGAAYVVGKIYRPQKFWTAVLAVLMGLVVLYIVGLSYLYAMMRWVLHKPTSLSLVLAIGFLPFIVSDLIKAGIAAWVGNRVVRSRANLNKGD, encoded by the coding sequence ATGAATGTTCAATACCTTTCGAGGACAGCGGCTATTGCTGCCTTAACGTGTTTAGCTGGGATGATATTAAGGTGGGTTTCACCAGCCCTCGTTCCATTCAGTATCTTGCCGGTGATGGTCCTCTTATCAGGGATTATATTAGGCGCAAAATATGGTGCCTTAGCCATGACGGTCTATGTTGTTTTAGGATTATTTGGCCTGCCTGTTTTTGCTAATCCTCCCTTTGGAGGCTTGGCCTACCTTGCGAAACCATCTTTTGGATTCATTTTAGGTTATATTGGTGCAGCATATGTGGTAGGGAAAATTTATCGCCCCCAGAAGTTCTGGACAGCTGTTTTGGCCGTATTGATGGGGTTAGTTGTACTCTATATCGTCGGATTAAGTTATCTTTATGCGATGATGCGTTGGGTATTGCACAAACCCACAAGTCTTTCTTTGGTTTTAGCAATAGGTTTTCTTCCATTTATTGTTTCTGATCTTATTAAAGCGGGAATTGCGGCTTGGGTAGGGAATCGAGTGGTTCGTAGCCGAGCCAATCTAAACAAAGGAGACTAA
- the panD gene encoding aspartate 1-decarboxylase, which yields MFRTMMKSKIHRAIVTEANLKYVGSITIDEDLIKAADVLPNEKVQIVNNNNGARMETYVIPGERGSGTICLNGAAARLVQVGDEVIIISYGIFTDEASHEYKPKVIFVNGENKIVKLSDEEIHGREE from the coding sequence ATGTTTAGAACAATGATGAAGTCCAAAATTCACCGTGCTATTGTCACTGAAGCTAATCTAAAATATGTCGGCAGTATTACAATCGATGAAGATTTAATCAAAGCAGCTGATGTTCTTCCCAACGAAAAGGTTCAAATTGTTAATAATAATAATGGAGCCCGCATGGAGACCTATGTTATACCTGGAGAGCGAGGAAGCGGTACGATTTGTCTCAATGGGGCGGCAGCACGTTTAGTTCAGGTCGGAGACGAAGTAATCATCATCTCTTACGGGATTTTTACCGATGAAGCTTCTCATGAGTATAAGCCAAAAGTTATTTTTGTTAACGGGGAAAATAAAATTGTAAAATTATCAGATGAAGAAATTCATGGACGTGAGGAGTAA
- a CDS encoding Rossmann-like and DUF2520 domain-containing protein: protein MKFGIIGTGIVGTAIAVRLEEAGYQCLGVATRSAASYERFRQYLNKERIPLEEWVPEADLIFITTQDGMIQSVAKNLAERRLYRNGQIWIHCSGSQKAEILKDNSFLPIKTLSMHPIQTFADVGEAIKLLSGSHFGLEGEAIEEGAQIVQDLGGIPHKLDPEKKPLYHAGSVMVSNYIVALADMAVQLFDLAGIPKEAALQSLIPLMQGTLRNLDKVGLPQALTGPIARGDSEVVRSHLECMPLELEQSYRALGISTLELAQTKMKLNGKEYPKENLQKLYQLLVLQGGKK from the coding sequence ATGAAGTTCGGGATTATTGGTACAGGAATCGTGGGTACAGCGATTGCCGTCCGTTTGGAGGAGGCTGGCTATCAATGCCTTGGAGTAGCAACGCGAAGTGCTGCTTCTTACGAACGATTCCGTCAGTATTTAAACAAGGAAAGGATTCCCTTGGAGGAATGGGTTCCGGAGGCAGATCTGATTTTTATCACCACCCAAGATGGGATGATTCAATCAGTCGCTAAAAACTTAGCAGAGCGAAGACTCTATAGAAACGGTCAAATTTGGATTCATTGCTCAGGTTCTCAGAAAGCAGAAATCCTCAAGGACAACTCCTTTCTTCCGATTAAAACGCTTTCCATGCATCCGATACAAACGTTTGCTGATGTGGGTGAGGCCATAAAGCTTTTATCGGGGTCTCATTTTGGATTAGAGGGAGAAGCTATTGAGGAAGGAGCACAGATTGTACAAGATTTAGGAGGGATTCCCCATAAGTTAGACCCTGAGAAAAAGCCTCTTTATCATGCGGGGTCAGTTATGGTCTCCAACTATATCGTTGCCCTTGCAGATATGGCGGTTCAACTATTCGATTTGGCAGGGATCCCCAAGGAAGCTGCACTTCAATCGTTGATTCCTTTAATGCAAGGGACATTGCGTAATTTAGATAAGGTAGGTTTACCCCAAGCGTTAACTGGTCCGATTGCTCGGGGAGATAGTGAAGTTGTTCGTTCTCATCTTGAATGTATGCCATTAGAACTTGAGCAATCTTACCGGGCTCTTGGAATTTCGACCTTAGAGTTGGCCCAAACTAAGATGAAGCTCAACGGTAAGGAATACCCTAAGGAAAATTTACAGAAATTATACCAGTTATTAGTATTACAAGGAGGAAAGAAATAA
- the panC gene encoding pantoate--beta-alanine ligase translates to MERVERISEVREIVAGQKKKGLRIALIPTMGYLHQGHLSLVKQAKQEGTFVVMSIFVNPLQFGPNEDLSRYPRDLEHDAKLAREAGVDLIFHPSVEEMYPQKNRTIVEVSELGNALCGLSRPGHFNGVTTVVSKLFHIVQPDRAYFGQKDYQQYLIVRQMVRDLNFPIEVIAVPIVREEDGLALSSRNVFLTAEHRREALVLSKSLAEAETLIRQGERNVTTIEEKIREKITEESSGKIDYVEVRSAENLTKPEVIDDSVVIALAVKFGTTRLIDNRVVEVKNV, encoded by the coding sequence ATGGAACGTGTTGAAAGAATTTCAGAAGTAAGGGAAATCGTTGCAGGGCAAAAGAAGAAAGGACTCCGTATTGCGTTAATACCAACAATGGGGTATTTACACCAAGGCCATTTGTCTCTGGTAAAACAGGCTAAGCAAGAGGGTACTTTTGTGGTGATGAGTATTTTTGTTAACCCTTTGCAATTTGGGCCGAATGAAGACCTTTCCCGTTACCCGCGAGACTTAGAACATGACGCTAAACTCGCACGCGAAGCAGGAGTTGATCTTATCTTCCATCCTTCGGTTGAAGAAATGTATCCCCAAAAAAATCGGACAATAGTTGAGGTCAGTGAACTGGGAAATGCCCTTTGTGGGTTATCACGGCCTGGACATTTTAATGGAGTAACAACCGTTGTAAGTAAACTCTTTCATATCGTTCAACCGGATCGTGCCTATTTTGGGCAAAAAGATTATCAGCAATATTTGATTGTCAGACAGATGGTTCGCGATCTCAATTTTCCAATTGAAGTTATAGCTGTTCCTATCGTCCGCGAAGAGGACGGGCTTGCGTTAAGCTCTAGGAACGTCTTTTTGACGGCGGAGCATAGGCGGGAAGCACTCGTTCTTTCCAAAAGCCTGGCTGAGGCTGAAACGCTCATTCGTCAGGGAGAGCGGAATGTGACCACAATAGAGGAAAAAATTCGTGAGAAAATCACAGAGGAGAGCTCGGGCAAAATTGATTATGTCGAAGTTCGCTCGGCAGAGAATCTAACAAAGCCAGAAGTTATTGATGATTCTGTTGTTATCGCCTTAGCTGTTAAATTTGGGACAACGCGTTTAATTGATAATCGTGTCGTGGAGGTAAAAAATGTTTAG
- the folK gene encoding 2-amino-4-hydroxy-6-hydroxymethyldihydropteridine diphosphokinase — translation MKAYLSIGGNLGDRGQNLTEVSRRVREHPKIKLTKKSSIYETKPWGKLDQPDFWNQVLEIETELSPLDLLDVCQNIENELGRKRIVHWGPRTVDIDILTYDNRVYENERLILPHPRMEERAFVLVPLREIAPKLILPSGCRVEDVQGNGEVQKLVIE, via the coding sequence ATGAAAGCTTATTTAAGTATCGGAGGGAACTTAGGAGACCGAGGGCAAAACCTTACTGAAGTTTCTCGGAGAGTAAGGGAACATCCAAAGATTAAATTAACTAAGAAATCCTCAATCTATGAAACTAAACCGTGGGGAAAACTTGATCAACCGGACTTTTGGAATCAGGTACTGGAGATAGAGACGGAATTATCTCCGCTGGATTTACTTGATGTTTGTCAAAACATAGAAAATGAGCTCGGACGCAAAAGAATCGTTCATTGGGGTCCAAGAACTGTTGACATTGACATCCTAACTTATGATAATAGGGTGTATGAGAATGAACGACTCATTTTGCCTCATCCACGGATGGAGGAAAGAGCGTTTGTTTTAGTTCCATTAAGAGAAATCGCTCCAAAATTGATTCTCCCTTCAGGTTGTCGAGTTGAAGATGTCCAGGGAAATGGAGAAGTCCAAAAGTTAGTAATTGAGTAG
- a CDS encoding biotin--[acetyl-CoA-carboxylase] ligase, which yields MRNEILNLLASQPGKYISGEAISQSLKITRAAVWKQIQALRESGYEIEAQTKSGYRLVKTPFSLEEWVLKRSLTTKTLGREIHCFGELSSTNDYAKVLIHQGVEDGAVVLARRQTSGRGRMQRVWESPEGGIWMTVILKPHLSLADAAKLTLSTGVALTHVCRELYGLDVQIKWPNDLVYQGKKIAGILGEVVGEWNAVQTLILGVGINANLEPKDLSPDIPATTLKELLGHPINLNDLVIAFLKSLEIEIKSLTEGDIEGLRARWLAYAAGIDKEVQVEQAGQGIKGILKGISSSGELILEVKGQEHLFSSGDVKLRSSEGYI from the coding sequence GTGCGCAATGAGATCTTAAATCTCTTAGCAAGCCAACCTGGAAAATATATTTCTGGAGAAGCGATTAGCCAATCTTTAAAGATTACGCGCGCAGCGGTCTGGAAGCAAATTCAAGCGCTAAGAGAGTCAGGCTATGAGATCGAGGCTCAGACTAAAAGTGGCTATCGTTTAGTCAAGACTCCATTTTCGTTAGAAGAATGGGTGCTGAAGCGTAGTTTAACAACGAAAACTTTAGGCCGCGAAATCCACTGTTTTGGAGAGCTTTCTTCCACGAATGATTATGCCAAAGTGTTGATTCATCAGGGAGTCGAAGATGGGGCTGTGGTCTTAGCTCGACGGCAAACATCAGGACGTGGGCGTATGCAACGTGTATGGGAGTCTCCTGAGGGTGGAATCTGGATGACAGTCATTTTGAAGCCCCACCTCTCATTAGCGGATGCAGCCAAGCTAACTTTAAGTACGGGTGTTGCTTTAACACACGTTTGTCGGGAACTCTACGGTTTAGATGTCCAAATTAAATGGCCTAATGATCTTGTCTATCAGGGGAAAAAAATAGCCGGTATTTTGGGAGAAGTCGTCGGGGAATGGAATGCGGTTCAGACGTTGATTTTAGGAGTGGGGATTAACGCTAATTTGGAACCTAAGGATTTAAGCCCTGATATACCCGCAACAACGCTTAAAGAACTCTTAGGGCATCCTATCAATCTCAATGACTTGGTCATCGCTTTTCTCAAATCATTAGAAATTGAAATCAAATCCTTAACAGAAGGAGACATTGAAGGCTTACGCGCACGTTGGCTGGCTTACGCAGCGGGGATTGACAAGGAAGTTCAGGTTGAGCAGGCGGGACAGGGTATTAAAGGTATTCTTAAAGGAATATCGAGCAGCGGGGAACTGATTTTGGAAGTAAAGGGGCAAGAACACCTTTTTTCCTCCGGTGATGTTAAACTTCGTTCCTCCGAGGGTTACATTTAA
- the folB gene encoding dihydroneopterin aldolase, with protein MQERDAIHLRGLKFHGYHGVMSEEKVLGQQFIVDVDLYRDLKKPGSSDQVADTINYAEVYQLIKTIVTGEPFHLLERLAEEIAGEILNGFSCEAIRVEVHKPQAPIPGIFEDASVEIWREK; from the coding sequence TTGCAGGAGCGTGATGCAATCCATTTAAGAGGGCTGAAATTCCATGGTTATCATGGTGTAATGAGTGAGGAAAAGGTCCTGGGTCAGCAATTTATTGTCGATGTGGATTTGTATCGCGATTTAAAAAAGCCTGGATCCTCAGACCAGGTCGCAGATACAATTAACTATGCGGAAGTGTATCAACTCATTAAAACGATCGTGACTGGAGAGCCGTTTCATCTTTTGGAGCGGTTGGCGGAGGAGATTGCAGGTGAGATCCTAAATGGGTTTTCTTGTGAAGCGATTCGAGTCGAAGTCCATAAACCTCAAGCTCCAATCCCTGGTATTTTTGAAGACGCTTCAGTTGAAATTTGGCGGGAGAAATAA
- a CDS encoding type III pantothenate kinase translates to MILVFDVGNTNIVLGVYENRELTQHWRVSTDKLRTTDEYAVDIKNLFDFSGLKFSDIEAVVISSVVPPVMPTLESLTRKYFGVEPLVIGPGVKTGMPIIYDNPREVGADRIVNAVAGYHKYGGPLVIVDFGTATTFCAISQRGEYLGGAIAPGIGISTEALFQRASKLPRVELVKPKRVIAKNTVSGMQSGIYYGFVGQVDGIVRRMKQELGEETKVIATGGLARFINDESGEIQTVDPFLTLEGLLIIYDRNN, encoded by the coding sequence ATGATCCTAGTTTTTGATGTAGGGAATACGAATATCGTTCTCGGTGTTTATGAAAATAGAGAGCTAACGCAACATTGGCGCGTTTCAACTGACAAATTACGGACGACGGATGAATATGCCGTGGACATTAAAAACCTTTTTGATTTTAGTGGTTTGAAATTCTCAGATATTGAAGCCGTTGTTATTTCTTCGGTCGTGCCTCCCGTGATGCCTACACTGGAGTCACTAACTCGCAAATATTTCGGGGTTGAGCCTTTAGTTATTGGCCCTGGGGTGAAGACAGGAATGCCAATTATCTATGATAATCCACGCGAAGTGGGTGCTGACCGAATTGTAAATGCTGTTGCGGGTTATCACAAATATGGAGGACCGCTGGTGATCGTGGATTTTGGAACAGCGACAACATTTTGTGCTATTTCCCAACGCGGTGAGTATCTCGGTGGGGCAATTGCGCCTGGAATTGGGATTTCTACAGAGGCTTTGTTTCAGCGGGCTTCAAAGTTGCCACGTGTCGAGCTGGTGAAGCCGAAGCGTGTTATCGCTAAGAATACAGTCTCAGGTATGCAATCTGGAATATATTATGGGTTTGTGGGTCAGGTTGATGGAATTGTTCGGCGGATGAAACAAGAATTGGGCGAAGAAACGAAAGTCATTGCGACAGGTGGTTTAGCGCGGTTTATCAATGACGAATCTGGAGAAATTCAAACTGTTGATCCCTTTTTAACGCTGGAAGGGTTATTGATCATCTATGATCGGAATAATTAG